In one window of Leptospira sp. GIMC2001 DNA:
- the bcp gene encoding thioredoxin-dependent thiol peroxidase, with product MSYPEIGKKIPSFTAKDTTGTPKKLKDLVGKKGLVLYFYPRDSTPGCTTEACDFRDNLARIKKLGYEVVGISKDDTKSHQKFTDKQNLNFPLISDDTGEICESYGVWQMKTFMGRKAMGIVRTTFLVDSSLKLLKLYEKVKVNGHVDQIIADIESLGK from the coding sequence ATGAGTTACCCAGAAATTGGAAAGAAAATTCCTAGTTTTACAGCCAAAGATACAACTGGCACCCCTAAAAAACTAAAAGATCTTGTAGGAAAAAAAGGCTTAGTATTGTATTTTTATCCACGTGATTCAACTCCTGGTTGTACAACAGAAGCCTGCGACTTTCGAGATAATCTAGCCCGCATAAAAAAACTCGGTTATGAAGTTGTGGGAATATCGAAAGATGATACAAAATCGCACCAGAAATTTACGGATAAACAGAATTTGAATTTTCCTTTGATCTCTGATGACACTGGAGAAATCTGCGAGAGCTATGGTGTATGGCAGATGAAGACATTCATGGGTCGTAAAGCGATGGGAATTGTTCGAACGACTTTTCTGGTTGACTCGTCTCTCAAACTCTTAAAGCTATACGAAAAAGTAAAAGTCAACGGACATGTTGATCAAATCATTGCAGACATAGAAAGTTTAGGAAAATAA
- a CDS encoding leucyl aminopeptidase family protein: protein MKIESTPIRYSFGENQSEFVYKTHFVFAEENKNTQAKKFAEQWKAGIFTGEMGQIFTDEASKTILIGLGDPKKLLLRKVAAIFIKLGARLAKYDSVGYQIYFRRELLEILPVQKLTYQIANSIDIGYYKLNVLATKNKAKEKKKPGGVSFLAEDTSVENDIIAGIKKSQAVAKHVNGARYIAHLPANHFTPEEFVSRSREIAKEHKLKVTVLDEPQLKKLGMNGILTVGEGSDKKSKMILIDYKPVGAKKTFAIIGKGLTFDSGGISIKPSAEMHEMKYDMCGAAAAIHAIGAIAATQPKIRVVAAIGVAENMPDAKAVKPGDVYTAYNGLTIEVQNTDAEGRLVLGDVLSYVCDKIKPDYMVDLATLTGAAIIALGHEAAAVLSNNEDLTSAIKKASLESDDRTWELPLWDEYGEDLKSDIADLKNITGGRGAGTISGAMYLSNFVDSSIPWAHLDIAGAAWRKKASGTQPNGPTGYGVRLLVELASILSEK from the coding sequence ATGAAAATAGAATCTACTCCCATTCGCTACAGCTTTGGCGAAAATCAATCTGAATTTGTATACAAAACTCATTTCGTATTTGCAGAAGAAAATAAAAATACTCAAGCAAAAAAATTCGCCGAACAGTGGAAAGCTGGAATTTTCACTGGAGAAATGGGTCAGATCTTCACCGATGAAGCATCTAAGACTATTCTCATTGGACTCGGTGATCCCAAAAAGTTACTATTACGTAAAGTTGCTGCGATTTTCATCAAACTTGGAGCTCGACTGGCAAAGTATGATTCAGTTGGATACCAGATATATTTTCGCAGAGAATTGCTCGAAATTTTGCCCGTACAGAAGTTAACCTATCAAATTGCAAACTCCATTGATATTGGGTATTATAAACTCAATGTATTGGCTACAAAAAACAAAGCCAAAGAGAAGAAAAAACCAGGCGGTGTGAGTTTTCTTGCAGAAGATACCTCAGTAGAAAATGATATTATTGCTGGAATAAAAAAGAGTCAAGCTGTCGCAAAACATGTGAATGGTGCAAGATATATTGCGCATTTACCAGCCAATCATTTTACCCCAGAAGAATTTGTAAGTCGATCCAGGGAGATTGCAAAAGAACATAAACTCAAAGTCACAGTATTGGATGAACCACAGCTCAAAAAACTGGGGATGAATGGCATCCTTACAGTCGGCGAAGGCTCTGACAAAAAATCCAAAATGATCCTCATTGATTACAAACCAGTCGGTGCAAAGAAAACTTTTGCTATAATTGGTAAAGGGCTAACCTTTGATAGTGGTGGTATCTCAATTAAGCCATCAGCAGAAATGCATGAGATGAAATACGATATGTGCGGTGCCGCTGCCGCCATACATGCAATAGGTGCAATTGCTGCAACTCAACCCAAGATTCGAGTTGTAGCTGCAATTGGAGTTGCCGAGAACATGCCCGACGCAAAGGCTGTAAAACCTGGTGACGTTTATACAGCTTATAATGGACTTACCATTGAAGTTCAGAACACAGATGCAGAAGGTCGATTGGTTCTTGGAGATGTGCTATCTTATGTCTGCGACAAGATCAAGCCAGACTATATGGTTGACTTGGCTACACTCACTGGAGCGGCTATCATTGCTTTAGGACACGAGGCGGCGGCAGTTCTATCGAATAACGAAGATTTGACGTCGGCAATCAAGAAAGCGTCTTTAGAATCTGATGATAGAACATGGGAACTTCCATTATGGGATGAGTATGGTGAAGACCTAAAAAGTGATATTGCAGATCTCAAGAATATCACGGGTGGTCGTGGTGCAGGAACTATTTCAGGTGCGATGTATCTATCTAACTTCGTTGATTCCAGCATTCCTTGGGCGCATCTTGATATAGCAGGAGCTGCATGGAGAAAGAAAGCGTCTGGGACACAACCAAACGGTCCAACCGGATACGGAGTGCGACTGTTAGTTGAACTAGCTTCTATACTGAGTGAGAAGTAG
- a CDS encoding 4'-phosphopantetheinyl transferase family protein, whose translation MLIGNDIVDLKDVDAYPAMESSNYLNRVFRPIEQLQIKNSANPRKLLWMIWTLKESGFKAWKRQNPKMIFSPISIHVDIEKKKISHHQYGKLKFEIDDGDDDWIAVYVFNSNLEKRSTLLHWIGEVSKLSEGFHLNSSVAVRTLVSQRLGAFLNLPPESIEVTKELPPMVKESKTGSIQPVSLSHHGRYVSAFMVLPRTMKSLFYEKLSTSHSV comes from the coding sequence ATGTTAATCGGTAATGACATTGTGGATCTAAAGGATGTTGATGCCTATCCTGCTATGGAAAGTTCAAACTATTTGAATCGTGTTTTTAGACCGATTGAACAGCTGCAAATAAAAAATTCTGCTAATCCTCGTAAGCTTCTCTGGATGATTTGGACCCTAAAAGAATCCGGATTCAAAGCTTGGAAGAGACAAAATCCGAAAATGATATTTTCACCAATTTCTATCCATGTTGACATTGAAAAAAAGAAAATAAGCCACCATCAGTATGGAAAACTAAAATTCGAAATTGATGATGGTGATGATGATTGGATCGCTGTCTATGTTTTCAATTCCAATCTTGAGAAACGATCAACCCTATTGCATTGGATTGGTGAAGTGAGTAAATTATCAGAAGGATTCCATTTGAATTCATCCGTTGCAGTTCGCACTCTTGTGTCGCAACGCCTTGGTGCTTTCTTGAATCTACCACCCGAAAGTATTGAGGTTACAAAAGAACTACCTCCCATGGTAAAAGAATCCAAAACAGGATCTATTCAACCTGTGTCCCTAAGTCACCACGGGCGATATGTTTCTGCTTTCATGGTTCTACCAAGAACCATGAAAAGTCTGTTCTATGAGAAGCTATCTACTTCTCACTCAGTATAG
- a CDS encoding lysophospholipid acyltransferase family protein — MTDSTSKIEKYHFSVMWQRTMDWIFFPFLAIILSMILKYFMGYKIHNLKEVRTKYRTICKQRGNSPLLICPNHLTMIDSIILEWALASPIWLWFNFRDFPWNIPAIENFKTNTVLKILTYLGKCIPIDRKGGKQHTDAVLQKVKFLLKQGDAFLIFPEGTRSRSARFELDQLAYGVGQIVQDLKKCYVLCVYIRGDSQSSFSRYPIKNETMFIEMKMIKPTSDLQGLRAQKDITLQIGQEIHKLETEYFQARGEYVNR, encoded by the coding sequence TATGGATTGGATTTTTTTCCCATTCCTTGCAATTATTCTATCGATGATTCTCAAATATTTTATGGGTTATAAAATTCATAACCTGAAGGAAGTTCGAACCAAATACCGAACAATTTGTAAACAGAGAGGGAACAGTCCGCTTCTAATCTGTCCGAATCATTTAACTATGATTGATTCCATCATACTTGAGTGGGCATTGGCTTCACCGATTTGGTTGTGGTTTAATTTCCGTGATTTTCCTTGGAATATCCCAGCAATCGAGAATTTCAAAACAAATACTGTATTGAAGATACTAACTTATTTAGGTAAATGCATACCGATTGATAGAAAAGGAGGAAAGCAACATACGGATGCTGTTCTTCAAAAGGTCAAATTTCTTTTAAAACAAGGCGATGCATTTTTGATTTTTCCAGAAGGAACAAGAAGTCGCTCGGCTCGATTCGAATTGGATCAACTCGCATACGGAGTCGGACAGATTGTCCAAGATTTAAAAAAATGTTATGTGTTATGTGTATATATCCGTGGAGATAGTCAATCTAGCTTTTCAAGATATCCAATCAAAAATGAAACAATGTTTATAGAAATGAAAATGATCAAACCAACAAGTGATCTTCAGGGACTACGCGCGCAAAAGGATATTACTCTACAGATTGGACAAGAGATACATAAACTGGAGACTGAATACTTTCAAGCGAGAGGTGAATATGTTAATCGGTAA